A genome region from Deinococcus ruber includes the following:
- a CDS encoding DinB family protein, translating into MTTLQAFIAEQYTAELSAFRGSLDSFSDPEFLAEALGHAPAWHALHIADWLRLTVLEDRTPTYHFLGWEDKAWVGPLGTQAAPLVEAAGKAAVLARLDSVSAQVQERLHALTPDDLNGMTFSPSAPTGERPRLTALGLHLRHIAYHRGQLQLLKKVPA; encoded by the coding sequence ATGACGACCCTGCAAGCGTTTATTGCCGAGCAGTACACCGCCGAACTCAGCGCGTTTCGCGGCTCGCTCGACAGCTTCAGCGATCCTGAATTTCTGGCGGAAGCGCTGGGGCATGCGCCCGCGTGGCACGCGCTGCACATTGCCGACTGGCTGCGCCTGACGGTGCTGGAAGATCGCACGCCCACCTATCACTTTCTGGGCTGGGAAGACAAAGCCTGGGTCGGGCCGCTGGGCACGCAGGCCGCCCCCCTGGTCGAAGCGGCGGGCAAGGCGGCGGTGCTGGCACGGCTGGACAGCGTTTCGGCACAGGTGCAGGAGCGCCTGCACGCCCTGACGCCCGACGACCTGAACGGCATGACCTTTTCGCCCAGCGCCCCCACGGGTGAGCGCCCACGCCTGACGGCACTGGGGCTGCACCTGCGCCACATCGCCTATCACAGAGGGCAGCTCCAGCTGCTCAAGAAGGTGCCTGCATGA
- the purL gene encoding phosphoribosylformylglycinamidine synthase subunit PurL, which produces MTATLYPSLRDRAATFGLSDSEYDLLVERIERHPNALEAAIVGAMWSEHCGYKNSRPLFKAFPTEGPQVLQGPGENAGVVDIGDGWGVAFKMESHNHPSAVEPVQGAATGVGGILRDIFAMGARPFAVLDSLRFGDPTSPRTKFLVNGVVEGISHYGNAIGVPTVGGEVTFHPSYQENPLVNVMALGLLRHEDLAKGTMGEVGNVIVYVGSKTGRDGLGGAVFASADLSDASQADRPAVQVGDPFMEKLLLEATLEAIESGVVAGVQDMGAAGLVSSTCEMAYRAGLGITMNLDDVPTRETGMVPMELCLSESQERMILVPVPGREQELYDLLAKWELDVVKIGQVEEHHNYRLTWKGEVVCDLPVDLLNEAPKYTREGVESEAIRAARERDLSGVAVPADLGAVLLQLLSHPTIASKRPIFERYDQQVMTNTVVLPGAADAAVMRVKGSRMGVAATSDCNPRFVQLDPYTGAAAAVAEAARNLACVGATPLAITDNLNFGNPHRLDVYYQLQQAVQGIGDACRALNTPVTGGNVSLYNQYVEEGRTVAIHPTPTIGMVGVLPDISKRATLGLKAAGQAVYLLGDLGDSIGASQYLETVHGLEAGHVPPLDLALEQKVIDGTLALIRAGLTNTAHDCAEGGLAVTLAEMAIAGNVGLSVTLDTDARPDALLYGEAHSRVVVAIDSDHSAAAERQLADLGVPFTRLGESGGDSVTISLPRQNVQLSVNLSALRDAYEEPLKAVLA; this is translated from the coding sequence ATGACCGCCACGCTTTACCCCTCCCTCCGTGACCGCGCCGCCACCTTTGGCCTCTCCGACAGCGAATACGACCTGTTGGTCGAACGCATCGAGCGCCACCCCAACGCCCTGGAAGCCGCCATCGTCGGTGCGATGTGGTCGGAGCACTGCGGCTACAAGAACTCTCGCCCGCTGTTCAAAGCTTTTCCGACAGAGGGGCCGCAGGTGCTTCAAGGCCCCGGCGAGAACGCGGGCGTCGTAGATATCGGGGACGGCTGGGGCGTGGCCTTCAAGATGGAGTCGCACAACCACCCCAGCGCCGTCGAGCCAGTACAGGGCGCGGCAACCGGCGTGGGCGGCATCCTGCGCGATATTTTTGCGATGGGAGCGCGGCCTTTCGCGGTGCTCGACTCGCTGAGATTCGGTGATCCGACCTCACCCCGTACCAAATTTCTGGTGAACGGCGTGGTCGAGGGCATCAGCCATTACGGCAACGCGATTGGCGTGCCCACCGTGGGCGGCGAAGTCACCTTTCACCCCAGCTATCAGGAAAACCCGCTGGTGAACGTGATGGCGCTGGGCCTGCTGCGCCACGAAGACCTCGCCAAAGGCACGATGGGCGAAGTCGGCAACGTGATCGTGTACGTCGGCTCCAAGACCGGGCGCGACGGGCTGGGCGGCGCGGTCTTCGCTTCCGCCGATCTGAGCGACGCGTCTCAAGCCGACCGCCCCGCCGTGCAGGTGGGCGATCCGTTTATGGAAAAACTGCTGCTGGAAGCCACGCTGGAGGCTATCGAATCGGGCGTGGTGGCGGGCGTGCAGGACATGGGCGCGGCGGGTCTGGTCAGTTCGACATGTGAAATGGCGTACCGCGCCGGGCTGGGCATCACCATGAACCTCGACGACGTGCCGACCCGCGAAACCGGCATGGTGCCGATGGAACTGTGCCTGTCGGAATCGCAGGAGCGCATGATTCTGGTGCCGGTGCCGGGCCGCGAGCAGGAGCTGTACGACCTGCTGGCGAAGTGGGAACTCGACGTGGTGAAGATCGGACAGGTCGAGGAGCACCACAACTACCGCCTGACCTGGAAGGGCGAAGTCGTCTGTGATCTGCCGGTGGATCTGCTGAACGAAGCGCCAAAATACACCCGCGAGGGCGTGGAATCGGAAGCCATCCGGGCGGCCCGCGAACGCGATCTGAGCGGTGTGGCGGTTCCTGCCGACCTGGGCGCGGTGCTGCTGCAACTGCTGAGCCATCCCACGATTGCCAGCAAACGCCCGATCTTCGAGCGTTACGACCAGCAGGTGATGACCAATACCGTGGTGCTGCCGGGAGCTGCCGACGCCGCCGTGATGCGCGTCAAGGGGTCGAGGATGGGCGTGGCCGCTACCAGCGACTGTAACCCGCGTTTTGTGCAGCTCGACCCGTATACCGGGGCCGCCGCCGCCGTCGCAGAGGCCGCCCGCAACCTCGCCTGCGTGGGTGCGACGCCGCTCGCCATCACCGACAATCTGAATTTCGGCAACCCGCACCGCCTGGACGTGTATTACCAGCTTCAGCAGGCGGTGCAGGGCATCGGAGACGCGTGCCGGGCGCTGAATACCCCGGTCACGGGCGGCAACGTCAGCCTGTATAACCAGTACGTCGAAGAAGGCCGCACCGTCGCCATTCACCCCACCCCGACGATTGGCATGGTGGGCGTGCTGCCCGACATTTCAAAGCGGGCCACGCTGGGCCTGAAGGCGGCTGGGCAGGCGGTGTATCTGCTGGGCGACCTGGGTGACAGCATCGGCGCTTCGCAGTACCTGGAAACGGTGCACGGGCTGGAAGCCGGACACGTGCCGCCGCTCGATCTGGCGCTGGAACAGAAAGTCATTGATGGCACGCTGGCCCTGATCCGCGCCGGATTGACGAACACCGCCCACGACTGCGCGGAAGGCGGGCTGGCGGTCACGCTGGCCGAGATGGCGATTGCCGGAAACGTCGGCCTGAGCGTGACGCTGGACACCGATGCCCGCCCCGACGCGCTGCTGTACGGCGAGGCACACAGCCGCGTGGTGGTGGCGATTGATTCAGACCACAGTGCCGCCGCCGAACGCCAACTGGCCGATCTGGGCGTGCCGTTTACCCGCCTGGGCGAGTCGGGTGGTGACAGCGTGACCATTTCTCTGCCGCGCCAGAATGTACAGTTGAGCGTGAACCTCTCGGCCCTGAGAGATGCCTACGAAGAACCGCTGAAAGCCGTGCTGGCCTGA
- a CDS encoding universal stress protein, translating to MNTALVGYTQDASGQDALALGRLIARHAAARLLVCTVVPEAWVHPSLGAVDQEYASYLEEHAQETLESARAALEDVPDVQYIRQAASSATTGLSEAAAQHGADVIVLGSSHSGSSGRLSLGSMSSELLHLSSLPVALAPRDYAAQAPADGHITRLSCAYAGTEVSNTTVLEALRLATLLNVPLRVVAFAVRDRQMYPSLAGFKAENMIVDAWRERTGAALERLKEQLAGITPPVESVMADGEGWDAALSNVEWQPGELLALGSSRMGVLKRVFLGSNASKIMRAAPVPVLVLPKVG from the coding sequence GTGAACACCGCCCTGGTCGGCTACACCCAGGACGCCAGTGGACAGGACGCGCTGGCGCTGGGCCGCCTGATCGCCCGGCACGCGGCGGCTCGGCTGCTGGTGTGTACGGTGGTGCCCGAAGCGTGGGTTCACCCGTCGCTGGGCGCAGTGGATCAGGAATACGCGTCGTATCTGGAAGAACACGCACAGGAAACGCTGGAGAGCGCCCGCGCCGCGCTGGAAGACGTGCCCGACGTGCAGTACATCCGTCAGGCCGCCAGTTCGGCCACCACCGGGCTGAGCGAAGCCGCCGCCCAGCACGGCGCTGACGTGATCGTGCTGGGGTCGTCGCACAGCGGCTCCAGCGGTCGCCTGAGCCTGGGCAGCATGTCGAGCGAGCTGCTGCACCTGTCGAGCCTGCCGGTGGCGCTGGCCCCCCGCGACTACGCGGCACAGGCTCCGGCAGACGGCCACATCACCCGTCTGAGCTGCGCCTACGCCGGAACGGAAGTGTCGAATACCACCGTGCTGGAAGCGCTGCGGCTGGCAACGCTGCTGAACGTGCCGCTGCGTGTGGTGGCGTTCGCCGTGCGTGACCGCCAGATGTACCCGTCGCTGGCGGGCTTCAAGGCCGAAAACATGATCGTGGATGCGTGGCGCGAGCGTACCGGAGCCGCGCTGGAACGCCTGAAAGAGCAACTGGCTGGAATAACGCCGCCCGTCGAAAGCGTCATGGCCGACGGCGAGGGCTGGGACGCCGCCCTGAGCAACGTGGAGTGGCAGCCGGGCGAGTTGCTGGCGCTGGGGTCGAGCCGCATGGGGGTGCTGAAGCGGGTCTTTCTGGGATCGAACGCCAGCAAGATCATGCGGGCTGCGCCGGTGCCGGTGCTGGTGCTGCCTAAAGTTGGATAG
- the glcF gene encoding glycolate oxidase subunit GlcF — protein sequence MKNDIAAHHPDAQGELMAHAVDACVHCGFCLPACPTYQVLGDEMDSPRGRIILMKEVLEGQLPLFEATPHLDRCLGCVGCVTACPSGVPYGELITAFRGWSEPQRTRPVIQQLTRAAVLTMLPRPALFRAGANLGKWVKPLAPALPQALRAPLDLLPSSVQPAQSTPAFTPARGTKRGRVAFLVGCAQQVLTPNFNAATLRVLARNGIEVVAPQEQGCCGAAAMHTGARSLALEQARRNLRAFTPGDVDAVLSNAAGCGAGLKEYPMLLAGEPDAPQAERLADKVQDISEYLARLSEQGGLEPFMPTSRPLRVAYHDACHLAHAQGIRAEPRALIGMIPGVTLVEVPEGDLCCGSAGTYNIEQPELAGQLGDRKAKNVLSTQPDIVVSGNVGCHTQLQSHLGRLGSGVRVMHLVELLDSAYRGEL from the coding sequence GTGAAGAACGACATCGCGGCCCACCATCCAGATGCTCAGGGCGAGCTGATGGCGCATGCGGTCGATGCCTGCGTCCACTGCGGCTTCTGCCTGCCCGCCTGCCCCACGTATCAGGTGCTGGGCGATGAGATGGACAGCCCCCGTGGGCGCATCATCCTGATGAAAGAAGTGCTGGAGGGGCAGCTTCCGCTGTTCGAGGCCACTCCGCACCTTGACCGCTGCCTCGGCTGCGTGGGCTGCGTAACCGCCTGCCCCAGCGGCGTGCCCTACGGCGAACTCATCACCGCCTTTCGCGGCTGGAGCGAACCCCAGCGCACCCGCCCGGTGATTCAGCAGCTCACCCGCGCCGCCGTCCTGACGATGCTGCCGCGCCCGGCGCTGTTCCGTGCCGGGGCGAACCTCGGCAAATGGGTCAAGCCGCTGGCTCCGGCGCTGCCACAGGCGCTCCGTGCGCCGCTCGACCTGCTGCCCAGCAGCGTGCAGCCCGCGCAGTCCACGCCCGCGTTTACGCCTGCACGGGGCACGAAACGGGGGCGGGTGGCGTTTCTGGTGGGGTGCGCCCAGCAGGTGCTCACGCCCAATTTCAATGCCGCGACGCTGCGCGTTCTCGCCCGCAACGGCATCGAAGTGGTTGCGCCCCAGGAACAGGGCTGCTGCGGGGCCGCCGCCATGCACACCGGGGCGCGGAGTCTGGCGCTGGAACAGGCGCGGCGCAATCTGCGGGCTTTTACGCCAGGCGATGTAGACGCCGTACTGAGCAATGCAGCGGGCTGCGGAGCGGGCCTGAAGGAATATCCGATGCTGCTGGCCGGAGAACCCGACGCGCCCCAGGCCGAACGGCTGGCCGACAAGGTGCAGGACATCAGCGAGTATCTGGCGCGGCTGAGTGAACAGGGCGGCCTCGAACCGTTCATGCCGACCAGTCGCCCGCTACGGGTCGCGTATCACGATGCCTGCCATCTGGCGCACGCTCAGGGCATCCGGGCCGAACCACGGGCGCTGATCGGCATGATTCCCGGCGTCACGCTGGTGGAAGTGCCGGAAGGCGACCTGTGCTGCGGCTCGGCGGGCACGTACAACATCGAACAGCCGGAACTGGCGGGGCAGCTCGGAGACCGCAAGGCCAAAAACGTGCTGAGTACCCAGCCCGACATCGTGGTGAGCGGCAACGTGGGCTGCCACACCCAGCTTCAGAGCCACTTAGGAAGGCTGGGCAGCGGCGTGCGCGTGATGCATCTGGTGGAACTGCTCGATTCGGCGTACCGGGGCGAACTCTAG
- a CDS encoding Rho termination factor N-terminal domain-containing protein — translation MPDAWSDKDERQYQHVRDSETQRGESEEQAEEIAARTVNKHRREEGRTPNRRTQGTGNPNKALSDLSRDELYNRAREAGLSGRSRMSKAELVAALSKS, via the coding sequence ATGCCCGATGCCTGGAGCGACAAGGACGAACGCCAGTATCAGCACGTGAGGGACAGCGAGACGCAGCGCGGAGAGAGCGAGGAGCAGGCCGAAGAAATTGCCGCCCGCACCGTCAACAAGCACCGCCGCGAGGAAGGCCGCACCCCCAACAGACGCACCCAGGGCACCGGGAATCCGAACAAGGCGCTGAGCGACCTGAGCCGCGACGAGCTGTACAACCGCGCCAGAGAAGCGGGCCTGAGCGGACGCAGCCGCATGAGCAAGGCTGAACTGGTGGCGGCCCTGTCGAAAAGCTAG
- a CDS encoding APC family permease has translation MTTGVWQKLMRTKSADAEVSDGHGGELKRTLGLFPLVMLGVGATIGTGIFFAMGEAVPKAGPAVIWSFVLAGLAAALTALCYAELASSIPASGSAYSYTYVTIGEFVAYIVGACLLLEYALAASATSIGWSEYLNNFLKNSVGWEIPEALRSPLLVRGDTGLEMHWGHINLPPIILVCMCCFLLLRGARESATVNAVMVMIKIAILAFFSAVAFSAFKTSNFVPFNPFGLSSIDGAGNKMGIVAAAGTIFFSFIGLDTVATAGAEVKNPKRNVPLGIILALIIVVAAYIAVAVAAMGAQPASAFKGQEAGLAVILQNVLGAKWPAVLLSAGAVISVFSVTLVTIYGQTRILFAIGRDGLIPKVFQSVNSRTLAPVVNTVIVCVVVGLIGGFVDSAYLWDMVSMGTLVAFSLVSVGVIVMRYKAPNLERGFKLPFGPWVIPVLSVAVCLFIIKDLPVETYRVFFIWMTVVIVGYFLYGIRHSKLGQQGPS, from the coding sequence ATGACCACAGGTGTTTGGCAGAAACTCATGCGAACAAAATCCGCCGATGCGGAAGTCAGTGATGGACACGGCGGCGAGCTGAAGCGCACGCTGGGCCTGTTTCCGCTGGTGATGCTGGGCGTCGGGGCCACCATCGGCACCGGCATTTTCTTTGCGATGGGCGAGGCGGTGCCCAAAGCTGGCCCCGCCGTGATCTGGTCGTTCGTGCTGGCGGGGCTGGCAGCGGCCCTCACAGCGCTGTGTTACGCCGAATTGGCCTCCAGTATTCCGGCGTCGGGGTCGGCGTACTCGTACACCTACGTCACCATCGGGGAATTCGTGGCGTACATCGTGGGGGCGTGCCTGCTGCTCGAATATGCGCTAGCCGCCAGCGCCACCAGTATCGGCTGGTCAGAATACCTGAACAATTTCCTGAAAAATTCGGTGGGCTGGGAAATTCCCGAAGCGCTGCGCTCACCACTGCTGGTGCGCGGCGATACCGGGCTGGAAATGCACTGGGGACACATCAATCTGCCGCCGATCATTCTGGTGTGTATGTGCTGCTTTCTGCTGCTGCGCGGCGCACGCGAGTCGGCCACCGTCAACGCCGTGATGGTCATGATCAAGATCGCCATTCTCGCCTTCTTCTCGGCAGTGGCCTTCAGCGCCTTCAAAACCTCCAACTTCGTGCCCTTCAACCCCTTTGGCCTGAGCAGCATCGACGGGGCGGGCAACAAGATGGGCATCGTGGCGGCAGCGGGCACCATCTTCTTCTCGTTCATCGGGCTGGATACGGTTGCCACGGCGGGCGCGGAGGTCAAGAATCCCAAGCGCAATGTGCCGCTGGGCATCATTCTGGCGCTCATCATCGTGGTGGCCGCGTATATCGCGGTGGCGGTGGCCGCGATGGGCGCACAGCCCGCCTCGGCCTTCAAGGGGCAGGAAGCGGGGCTGGCGGTCATCTTGCAGAACGTGCTGGGAGCCAAGTGGCCCGCCGTGCTGCTGTCGGCAGGAGCGGTCATCTCGGTCTTCAGCGTCACGCTGGTCACCATTTACGGGCAGACGCGCATCCTGTTCGCCATCGGACGCGACGGTCTGATTCCCAAAGTCTTTCAGTCGGTCAACTCGCGCACGCTGGCCCCGGTGGTCAATACCGTAATCGTGTGCGTGGTGGTCGGCCTGATCGGCGGCTTCGTGGACTCGGCGTACCTGTGGGACATGGTGAGCATGGGCACGCTGGTGGCTTTCTCGCTGGTCTCGGTCGGCGTGATCGTGATGCGCTACAAGGCTCCGAATCTGGAGCGCGGCTTCAAGCTGCCGTTTGGCCCCTGGGTCATTCCGGTGCTGAGCGTGGCGGTGTGCCTGTTCATCATCAAAGACCTGCCCGTCGAAACCTACCGGGTCTTCTTCATCTGGATGACGGTGGTGATCGTGGGGTATTTCCTGTACGGCATCCGGCATTCCAAGCTGGGCCAACAGGGGCCGTCGTGA
- the purC gene encoding phosphoribosylaminoimidazolesuccinocarboxamide synthase, with product MSETKIERGELRYEGKAKRVYATATPTEYIVEYKDDATAFNGVKKAQIGGKGAINNAITAAIYPLLEAAGIPTHFISKLSDTEQLVKAVTIVPVEVIVRNVAAGSFSKRLDIAEGTPLSRPVVEYCYKSDALGDPLINTDTAVSLGWATEDDLKRIRELALQVRDFLTPFFLARGIRLIDFKLEFGKLSSGEIVLADEISPDTCRFWDAQTNEKMDKDRFRRDLGGVEDAYAEMLRRVTQGAANQSEN from the coding sequence ATGAGTGAAACGAAGATCGAGCGCGGCGAACTGCGCTATGAAGGCAAGGCCAAACGCGTATACGCCACCGCTACCCCCACCGAATACATCGTCGAGTACAAGGACGACGCCACCGCCTTCAACGGCGTGAAAAAGGCCCAGATCGGCGGCAAGGGGGCCATCAACAACGCCATCACCGCCGCCATTTACCCACTGTTGGAAGCGGCGGGCATTCCCACGCACTTCATCTCTAAGCTCAGCGACACCGAGCAACTGGTGAAAGCTGTCACCATCGTGCCCGTCGAGGTGATCGTGCGGAACGTGGCAGCGGGCAGCTTTTCCAAGCGGCTGGACATCGCTGAGGGCACGCCGCTGAGCCGCCCCGTCGTGGAGTACTGCTATAAATCCGACGCGCTGGGAGACCCGCTCATCAATACCGACACCGCCGTGAGCCTGGGGTGGGCCACCGAAGACGACCTGAAGCGTATTCGCGAGCTGGCGCTTCAGGTACGCGACTTCCTGACGCCGTTTTTCCTGGCACGCGGCATCCGCCTCATCGATTTCAAGCTGGAATTCGGAAAATTGAGCAGCGGCGAGATCGTGCTGGCCGACGAGATCAGCCCCGACACCTGCCGCTTCTGGGACGCGCAAACGAACGAGAAGATGGACAAAGACCGCTTCCGGCGCGACCTGGGCGGCGTGGAAGATGCGTATGCCGAGATGCTGCGCCGGGTAACGCAGGGCGCTGCGAACCAGAGCGAGAACTGA
- the purS gene encoding phosphoribosylformylglycinamidine synthase subunit PurS, translated as MPQYHAKVFVTLKPSILDPQGRTVERALSHLGLSASGVRVGKLIELSLEGERAEVEARLKDIAENVLSNPVMENVRWELQEAKESAPA; from the coding sequence ATGCCCCAGTACCACGCCAAAGTTTTTGTCACCCTCAAGCCCTCCATCCTCGATCCGCAGGGCCGCACCGTCGAGCGGGCGCTGTCGCATCTGGGCCTTTCGGCCAGCGGCGTGCGCGTGGGCAAACTGATCGAACTGTCTCTAGAGGGCGAACGCGCCGAAGTGGAAGCCCGCCTGAAGGACATTGCCGAAAACGTGCTGAGCAATCCGGTCATGGAGAACGTGCGCTGGGAGCTGCAAGAAGCGAAGGAAAGCGCCCCGGCATGA
- the purQ gene encoding phosphoribosylformylglycinamidine synthase subunit PurQ, translating into MNVAVIQFPGSNCDADALHAARTLLDPASRFVWHTEEGLPAGTDLVFLPGGFSYGDHLRSGAIAARSPIMSAVKAHAERGGFVLGVCNGFQVLTESGLLPGALSRNQDLHFLCRPVHLRVENAQTAFTSAYTAGQSIEIPIAHGEGNYYADQATLERLEGEGQVVFRYLDNPNGSLNDIAGIVSERGNVLGMMPHPERAIEALLGSEDGRGLFASLKGALVR; encoded by the coding sequence ATGAACGTCGCTGTCATCCAGTTTCCCGGCTCCAACTGCGACGCCGACGCGCTGCACGCCGCGAGGACGCTACTCGACCCGGCCTCGCGCTTCGTGTGGCATACCGAGGAAGGGCTGCCCGCCGGAACCGATCTGGTGTTTCTGCCGGGCGGCTTTTCCTACGGCGACCACCTGAGAAGCGGCGCGATTGCGGCCCGCAGCCCGATCATGAGCGCGGTCAAGGCCCATGCCGAGCGCGGCGGCTTTGTGCTGGGCGTGTGCAACGGCTTTCAGGTACTCACCGAAAGCGGGCTGTTGCCCGGCGCACTCAGCCGCAATCAGGATCTGCATTTTCTGTGCAGGCCAGTGCATCTGCGCGTCGAGAATGCCCAGACCGCGTTTACGTCGGCGTATACGGCAGGTCAGAGCATCGAAATTCCTATCGCGCACGGCGAGGGCAACTACTACGCCGATCAGGCCACGCTGGAGCGGCTGGAAGGAGAGGGGCAGGTGGTCTTCCGCTACCTCGACAATCCCAACGGCTCGCTGAACGATATCGCCGGAATCGTGTCGGAGCGCGGCAATGTGCTGGGCATGATGCCGCACCCCGAGCGGGCCATCGAAGCCCTGCTGGGCAGCGAGGACGGGCGCGGGCTGTTCGCCAGTCTGAAAGGCGCACTGGTCAGATGA
- the purF gene encoding amidophosphoribosyltransferase, translating into MTFYSPDLPTDDYGDDKPHDECGVFGMYSPQPLDLAWMTYLGIFALQHRGQEAAGMCVSDGDKFHVEKDLGLVTQVFDERRLDSVRLANARVSIGHVRYSTTGSNLRFNAQPLTTRTNKGILGLAHNGNFVNAREVRNRMLMEGALFATTNDSEVMLNLIARESHMDLVEATAGAMQQLRGGYACVLMSRTALIGFRDPNGVRPLVIGQRDSGDGSYGGAYVIASEPCALYAVGARLLRDVLPGELVWVDHDGLHSMMVHPGKPTPCSFEWIYFARSDSSLDGVDTHASRIRMGEQLAREFPVDADIVVPVPDSGMGAAIGYARESGIPFDYGLYKNPYAGRTFLAPTQEARDLKVKMKLSPTSAVAGKRVVLIDDSIVRGTTSRQIVNLLREAGATEVHFRVSSPPIKHPCFYGIDTAARKELVASTHTLEQIRELIGADSLRFISERGLKEAVGGPGLCMACFNGDYPAGTPLLNDVDKLALEV; encoded by the coding sequence ATGACTTTCTATTCCCCTGACCTGCCCACAGACGATTACGGCGACGACAAACCGCACGACGAATGCGGCGTCTTCGGCATGTATTCGCCGCAGCCGCTCGACCTCGCCTGGATGACGTATCTGGGCATCTTCGCGCTTCAGCACCGTGGGCAGGAAGCGGCGGGAATGTGCGTGTCTGACGGCGACAAATTCCACGTCGAGAAAGACCTGGGGCTGGTGACGCAGGTGTTCGACGAGCGGCGGCTCGACAGCGTGCGCCTCGCCAATGCCCGCGTCAGCATCGGGCACGTGCGCTACAGCACCACCGGCTCGAATCTGCGCTTCAACGCTCAGCCGCTCACCACCCGCACCAACAAGGGCATTCTGGGGCTGGCGCACAACGGCAACTTTGTGAATGCCCGCGAGGTCCGTAACCGCATGCTGATGGAGGGGGCGCTGTTTGCCACCACCAACGACTCGGAAGTGATGCTGAACCTGATCGCCCGCGAGAGCCATATGGACTTGGTGGAGGCCACCGCCGGGGCGATGCAGCAGCTGCGGGGCGGGTACGCCTGCGTCCTGATGAGCCGCACCGCCCTGATCGGTTTCCGCGACCCCAACGGCGTGCGCCCGCTGGTGATCGGGCAGCGCGACAGCGGCGACGGCAGCTACGGCGGCGCATACGTGATCGCTTCGGAACCCTGCGCCCTGTACGCGGTGGGTGCCCGCCTGCTGCGCGACGTACTGCCCGGCGAACTGGTCTGGGTCGATCACGACGGCCTGCACAGCATGATGGTGCATCCGGGCAAGCCCACGCCCTGTTCCTTCGAGTGGATTTATTTTGCCCGCAGCGACAGCAGCCTGGACGGAGTGGACACCCACGCCAGCCGCATCCGCATGGGCGAGCAACTGGCCCGCGAATTCCCGGTGGACGCCGATATCGTGGTGCCTGTGCCCGATTCCGGCATGGGGGCCGCTATCGGCTACGCCCGTGAAAGCGGCATTCCCTTCGACTACGGCCTGTACAAGAACCCCTATGCGGGCCGCACCTTCCTTGCGCCCACCCAGGAGGCCCGCGACCTGAAGGTGAAGATGAAGCTGTCACCGACCAGCGCCGTGGCAGGCAAACGGGTGGTGCTGATCGATGACAGCATCGTGCGCGGCACCACCAGTCGCCAGATCGTGAACCTGCTGCGCGAGGCGGGCGCAACGGAAGTGCATTTCCGGGTATCCAGCCCGCCCATCAAGCATCCGTGCTTTTACGGCATCGACACGGCAGCCCGCAAGGAACTGGTTGCCAGCACGCACACGCTGGAGCAGATTCGCGAACTGATCGGCGCAGACAGCCTGCGGTTCATCTCCGAGCGCGGCCTGAAGGAAGCGGTGGGCGGCCCCGGCCTGTGCATGGCGTGCTTCAACGGCGATTACCCGGCAGGGACGCCGCTGCTGAACGACGTGGACAAGCTGGCTTTAGAAGTCTGA